The Candidatus Denitrolinea symbiosum DNA window TTTACGCCGCGGCGCAAGACCGCCAAAACTTCCAGCGGGGATCATGGCGGGGGCAGGAAGTTCCAGGGGTTGACTTTGGAGACTCCGTGCATGATCTCGAAGTGCAGGTGCGAGCCGGACGATTTCCCCGTCGAGCCGATCGCGCCGATGGTCTGTCCCTGCACCACGCTGTCGCCGCAGGCGACCCAGATGGAACTTAAGTGGGCATAGAGCGACTGCCAGTTGTTGCCGTGGTCCACCATAATCATGTTGCCGTAGCCGTAATCGTTCCAGCCCGCATAGACGACGACGCCCGAATCGGCGGCGTAGGCGGGATCGCCGGTCTCGCCGTCAATGTCGATGCCCCAGTGGTTTGTGTCGGGAAGGTAATCATAGCCTGAGAGAAAATGTTGCGGGGCTGGCCAGATGTAAGCCCCGGTTCCGACGTTCCCGCCTGTGACGGCGCCGCAGGATCCGGGTCCCCAGGCGCGCGCGGTGGCGGGGTCCTCGCGGGAAACGCCGACGGGGTTGTACCATGTGGTGTAGTCCCGCTTCCCGCCGGGGATGATGAGCCAGGTCCCCTTGGGGAGATTCGGGTTGTTGTAATCGCTGATTTCGTCGGGGTTCAAATGGTTGCCCGGATAATCGAGAATATCCTGCGGGGTGACGCCGAAGAAATCCGCCCAGGACGAAAAACTGATGTCGCCCAGCCATTCGTAGTATACGCCGTTCACGGGCAGGATGTTCAACTCCTGCCCCGGGCGCAGGGAGTGGGGATCGTCCACCAGCGTGTTGTAATTGCCCCAAAGAATGGTTTGCGGTTTCAACCCAAATTTTTCGGCGATGCCGAAGACAGTGTCGCCTTCCACGACGGTATATTTGACCATCTCCTGCCGCGGCCGCGTGGGGATGTTCGTGTGAGGCAGGGCGGAGCGGAATACGCCGGGGATGGCCGAATCGGTGGGAGGGGGAAGCAGGGCCGGGTCCACGCCGGGAGTCGCCGTCGGGCCGGCGGCCAGCGCGGGTCGCGGCTGAAGCGCCTGCGGGACCTTGTCCGCGAACAGGCCGAGCAGCCAGATCGCCGCGAGGATCAGGATCAGGGTGAGGGCCGCCGTCCCGACGCGCAGAAGCGATTCGCCCAGTCCCAGCGAAAGCAGGGAGGCGAACCAGTCCGACAGTGGGCGGGAGCGGGGTTTCGGAGATTTTCGTTCCGCAGATTTTTTTCCTCCGGCGCAGCCTGCGGCCTTTGTTCGTTAAATTCTGGATTCATCACTTGCCTCGGCGTCATCATAACAAAGGCGAAAACCTGCGTCAAGCCGCCTTCTCATGGAGACTTAAGCCGCGCTTTGGAGTGGGGCGATCAGTTCGGCCCGGTCGTTGGCAGGCGAATTGACGAGCGTGGAGACGGGGCGCGCATCCATCTCGCGGGCGGGATAGGGCTGGAGGAGGGGAAGCAGTCGGTCGGGAGTCTGCGGCGCAGGGTCCAGCCACTGCGCGTAGGCAGAGGGAGACAGGATGGCGGGCATTCGGTTGTGGATCGCGGCCATCAGTTCGTTCGGCTCGACGGTGACGATGGCTACCGAGCGGATCGAGCCGCCGTCGGGGGAATGCCATTCGCTCCAGAGGCCCGCGAAGGCGAAGGGCTGGCGCGACTTGAGGAAGATGAAGTGCGGGATTTTGATCTTCGTCCCCGGCTGGGACTTCCACTCGTAGAAACCGTCCGCGGGGATGAGACAGCGCTTGTATTTGAACGGGCCGCGGAAGGAGGGCTTTTCGGCGAGCGTCTCGCCGCGCGCGTTGATGAGGCGGTTGCCCAGGGACGGGTCCTTCGCCCAGGATGGGATCAGTCCCCAGATGAAAAAATCGGCCGCGTTCCTGCCGTCGTTGGGGATGGCGAGGATGGGCTGCGACGGCGCGATGTTATAGCGCGGCGCGAATTGCGCGGGGAAGGTATAGCCTTCGAACGCCGCGCGCAAGTCGGCGGGATCAACGGCGAGGGTGAAGCGTCCGCACATGGTGTCTCTCCTAAAAAGCCATTGCTTAATCGGCTTTCGCGATCAAGTTGATTGTCACTTCTGCCAGAAAATCTCCGCCCAATGGACGGGATGATCCGTGGCGGATTCGGGCGGCAGGATGTAGAACGGATTCCGCGCGCCCAGCGAAGGCGAGACGAAGATGTGGTCAATGCGGTTCCTGCCCGACATGTCCACGCCCGCCGCGAACACTTGCTGCGCGGTCTTCAGCGAGGGGAGCAGGCCGCGCGTTATGAAGGCGAGCGCGAAGGCAAACCAGAGCGAGCCGCGCGGGAATTTTTTGTAGAACGGGACGAGCAGGACGGGAGAGAAGAAGAACAGCAGTCCGAGCGCTTTTTCGTCCATCGAGGTATTCATCAAATCCATGATGTAGATGGACTCCACCAGCGTCCCTGCAGATTGGATGAAGAACAGGAAGACGACGGCGAAAACGGCGACGAGAGCGAGAGAGGCGGACGGTCGTTTCATGGCGCGGCTCTTTTTGGCGAATGGTTTGCGGTTTGGGACCTCACTTCGGCAGGCTGTTCACTGCTTCCTTGATTCTCGTCAGCGCTTCCTCCACGTTCTTGCGCGGCGTGGCGATGTTCATGCGGAGGAAGCCCGCGCCGCCCGTCCCGAAGAAGGCGCCGCTTTCGAGGTAAACCCGCGCGCGGTCGGCGAAGAAGCGGTGCAGGGACGCGGCGTCCATGCCGAGGGCGCGGCAGTCCAGCCAGACGAGGTAGGTCCCCTCGGGGCGGATCATCCGAATTTGGGGAATCTGCGCGGCGAAGTATTTTTCCATGAAGTCGAGCGTGCCGCGCAGGTAGTCGAGGAGTTGGTCGAGCCAGTCCGCGCCGTGAGCGTAGGCGGCCTCGGTCGCGATGCGTCCGAACGCGTTGGTGTTGGTCAGGGCATGTTTGCGCAGGTAGGTTTGGAAGCGCTCGCGCTGGCTCGCGTTGGGGATGATGAGATTGGAGTTGCTGAGTCCCGCCAAATTGAAGGTCTTGCTGGCCGCGGTGCAGACGATGACGTTTTCGTCCAGCGCGCCGAAGGCGGTGAAAGGCTCGAAGGTCAGGTCGCCGTGGATCTCGTCGGAGACGATCAACACGTCGTTGGCGCGGCAGATCTCGGCGAGACGCGTCAACTCATCGCGCGTCCAGACGCGGCCGACGGGGTTGTGCGGGCTGCACAGGATCAGCGCCTTCGCCTGCGGGTCGCGGGCTTTCGCGGCGAGGTCGTCGAAGTCCATGCGATATTTGCCGTTCTCCTCGATGAGCGGATTTTCCAGGACCGCGACGTCGTTGAGTTCCAGCGCCATTCGGAAGGGGAAATAAACGGGCGGCTGGATGATGGCTTTGTCGCCGGGACGCAAAAACGCGCGGACCAGCATCGCCAGCGCGGGGACGATGCCCGGCGTGGGGACGATCCATTCGGGCTGGATCTCCCAACCGTGACGCGTCTTCATCCAATTGGCGACCGCGCTGTTGTAGGTCAGCGAGCGTTCGGTATATCCATAGATCGGATGGCGGGCGCGGGCGAGGAGCGCCTCCGTCACGGCGGGCGGCGCGGCGAAGTCCATGTCCGCGATCCACATCGGGATGGACGCGTCCTCGCCGAGGAAGCGGTCGGTGCGGACGTGCATGAACACGTTCGTTTCGGATTGAATGGTCTCCCATTTGGCGGAGTCGACGCCTGCGCGGTCAATGAGGGTGTCGAAGTTGATTTTCATGCGCCTATTATAACTTTCTTGTCAGACATCTCAATTTGGTCTATACTCAGGCTACAGGAGCGCTTATGACTGAAATTGATCTTTCCCCGCTGCAACCCGCCCTTGAAAAATTCATTCCGCTCCGCCGTTCAGGACTGCTCCCCGCGCTCCATGCCGCGCAAGAGATCTATGGCTGGCTGCCGCGGGAGGTCGCGGCCGAAGTGGCGAAGACGCTCCACGTTCCGCTTGCGGACGTCCACGGCGTCATCGAATTCTACTCCCTTTTTTATAACGAACCTGTTGGACGAAAGATCGTCCGCGTCTGCGCGGACCCTGCCTGCGCGCTCAAAGACGCCGACGGACTCCTCGCCCGACTCCGCTCCCAGCACGGGGTCGAGGACGGTCAGACTACCCCGGACGGGACTCTGACCATCGAGCGGAGTCCGTGCCTCGGCCTCTGCGAACACGCCCCCGCGACCTGGACGGTGGACGGCGGAATCTCGACGGTCGGCGACGGGACGGCGGAGCGCGACCGCCCGCAGTCTGTGATCTACGGCTCCCTGCGCATGTTGACCGTCAACTGCGGGAACGGCACAACGTCCCTGGCGAAATACGGCGAATACGCCGCGTTGAAGAAAGCCCGCGCGATGAAACCCGAGGAAGTCGTCAACGAGATCAAGTCCAGCGGACTGGTCGGGCGCGGCGGCGCGGGGTTCAACACTGCCCTGAAATGGGAGGGCGCGGCGAAAGCGGACGGCTCGCCGAAATACGTGATCTGCAACGCGGACGAATCCGAGCCTGGGACGTTCAAGGACCGCGTCCTGCTGCTCGACGATCCGCACCGCGCCATCGAGGGGATGTGCATCGCCGCGCACGCCGTCGGCGCGTCGAAGGGATACGTCTACCTGCGCGGCGAGTATCCATATATTTTGCCGCCCCTCGAAAACGCGCTGAACGAGGCGCGCGCCGCGGGCTATCTCAACGAAGACTTCGACATTGAAATCCGCGTCGGCGCGGGGGCGTACATCTGCGGCGAGGAGACCGCGCTGTTCGAGTCCATCGAGGGCAAACGCGGCTTCCCGCGCGTCAAACCGCCGTTCCCGACCACGAATGGTCTCTTCGATAAACCGACCGTCATCAACAACGTGGAGACGCTCTTCAACGTGCCGCTCATCATCGAGAAGGGCGCGGCGGAATATCGGAAGATCGGCACGGAGAAATCGTCCGGGCCGAAGTTATTCTGTCTCTCCGGCGACGTCGCCCGACCGGGCGTGTACGAGGTCCCGTTTGGGATTACGCTGCGCGAACTGCTCGAAATGGCTGGCGGCGTGACCGGCGGCCTGCAGTCCATTCTCTTCGGCGGCGCGGCGGGAGCCTTTGCCACGTCCGCGCAGTTGGACGTGAAGTTGACCTTCGAGGACCTGCGCGCCGCGGGACTTCCGCTCGGCTCGGGCGTGGTGATGGTCTTCAACGAGACGCGCGACATGCGCGACGTGTTGAAGCGCCTCGGCAGGTTCTTCGCGCACGAAAGCTGCGGCAAGTGCTATCCCTGCCAGATGGGCACCCAGCGCCAGATGGAAATCCTGGAGCGTGTAGCCAGCAAGAGGATGCTGCCCGGAGACTCGCTTCGCCTGCAGGATGTCGGCTGGACGATGACGGACGCGTCCCTGTGCGGGCTGGGACAGACCGCGGCCAGCGCGGTGTTGTCCGCGATGAAGTTATGGCCTGAGATATTCAAGGACGAAGACGGAAACGCTTACAAGGTGACTTTATGACCGTGACATTTCTGATGGACGGAAAAGAGATAACCGCCGCCGACGGGCAGACTTTGCTTGAAGCCGCGCGCGAAAACGGCGTGGACATCCCGACGATCTGCTGGCACGAGGCGACCACGTCCAACGCGGTGTGCCGAATCTGCGTCGTGGAGGTGGAGGGGATGCGGCTGCTCCAGCCGGCGTGCATCGTCAAAGCGGCGGAGCGGATGAAGGTTCAGACGCGCAGCGAACGCGTGACGCGGGCGCGGAGGACCGTCCTCGAGATGCTGGCGTCCACGATGGATCTGTCCGACGCGCCCGAAGTCCTGGCGATGATGGACGAGTACGGCGCGGACGCGTCCCGCTTCCCCGAGGCGCGCCGCCGTGAGTCGGAAGTCAAAGACGACAATCCGATGTACATCCGCGATTACTCGAAGTGCCTCCTGTGCTGGCGCTGCGTGCAAGTCTGCGCGGCGGACGCGCAGTATACGTTCGCGATCAACTTCGACGGGCGCGGCTACGACACGCAGATCGGGACGTTCTTCGACCGGGCGATCCCCGAAACCACCTGCGTTTTGTGCGGCCAGTGCGTGGGCGTCTGCCCGACGGGCGCGTTGAAGGCGAAGCGCGAATATCTGCTGGAGCAGGGCATGACGTCCGAGCAGATCTCCGTGTTGAACACGGGACGGAAGAGGAGAAAGCCGTGACCTCTGCCGCGATTCTGTTTGGAATCGTATCGGCGCTGACGTGGGGCGCGGCGGACTTTGCGGGCGGCATTGCCAGTAAACGCTCGTCTCCCTATGCGGTGGTGGTCTGGGGCAACATTGTCGGGATGCTGGTCGTCTCGGCGCTGGCGCTGGCGCGGGGCGATCTTTTCCCCTCCCTGCAAAGCATGGTCTATATCGTTTTGAGCAGCGTCTGCGGAGCTATTGGGATCATCATCCTTTACCGCGCGCTGGCCGACGGGAAAATGAGCATCGCCGCGCCGACCTCCGCGTTGATGGCTGCGGTCATCCCTGTTTGTGTGGGCGTTTTCCTGGACGGCTGGCCGAAGTGGTTGACGATGGCCGGCGTGACCCTGGCCCTGGCCGCCATCTGGCTGGTGGCGCGGACGGAACACGAGGGCGTCCACCGTATCCTGTGGGACGACGTGCGGATGCCGCTGGCGGCGGGCGTTCTGTTTGGCCTGTTCTTTATCTTCATGCACCGGGCTTCGAGCGAATCGGTTTTATGGCCTACAGTGTTGTTGCGCCTGTCGTCGGTTATTTTGCTGGCTGTCATCGCCAGGTTCACGCGCAGTTCTCTCCGCGTTGCGCGCGGTCAATGGCGGCTGATCGCCTTCATCGGTATTTTTGACATCGCCGGGAACGTCTTTTACATCCTCTCCGCCCAGACGGGGCGCATGGACATCGCCGCGGTGATCGGTTCGCTCTACCCCGGCGCGACCGTCGCGCTGGCCTGGGTGATCCTCAAGGAGAGGATCTCCGTCCCGCAATGGATTGGAATTGCCGCGGCGCTGGCGGCGATTGTGATGATTTCGGTTTAATTCTTTGGCGCATGGATTGCACGGTCAGCGCGGATTTACGGAGTCTTTATGATCAAACCCGACCATATCACCACCACTACTTGTCCCTACTGCGGCGTGGGCTGCACGCTGCAATTGCACGTCAAGGACAACTTCATTTTCAAGGTCACTTCGCCGTTTGATTCCCCCGTCAACCAGGGGAATCTCTGCGTGAAGGGACGCTATGGATATGA harbors:
- a CDS encoding DMT family transporter encodes the protein MTSAAILFGIVSALTWGAADFAGGIASKRSSPYAVVVWGNIVGMLVVSALALARGDLFPSLQSMVYIVLSSVCGAIGIIILYRALADGKMSIAAPTSALMAAVIPVCVGVFLDGWPKWLTMAGVTLALAAIWLVARTEHEGVHRILWDDVRMPLAAGVLFGLFFIFMHRASSESVLWPTVLLRLSSVILLAVIARFTRSSLRVARGQWRLIAFIGIFDIAGNVFYILSAQTGRMDIAAVIGSLYPGATVALAWVILKERISVPQWIGIAAALAAIVMISV
- a CDS encoding cystathionine beta-lyase, with product MKINFDTLIDRAGVDSAKWETIQSETNVFMHVRTDRFLGEDASIPMWIADMDFAAPPAVTEALLARARHPIYGYTERSLTYNSAVANWMKTRHGWEIQPEWIVPTPGIVPALAMLVRAFLRPGDKAIIQPPVYFPFRMALELNDVAVLENPLIEENGKYRMDFDDLAAKARDPQAKALILCSPHNPVGRVWTRDELTRLAEICRANDVLIVSDEIHGDLTFEPFTAFGALDENVIVCTAASKTFNLAGLSNSNLIIPNASQRERFQTYLRKHALTNTNAFGRIATEAAYAHGADWLDQLLDYLRGTLDFMEKYFAAQIPQIRMIRPEGTYLVWLDCRALGMDAASLHRFFADRARVYLESGAFFGTGGAGFLRMNIATPRKNVEEALTRIKEAVNSLPK
- a CDS encoding NADH:ubiquinone oxidoreductase, producing the protein MTEIDLSPLQPALEKFIPLRRSGLLPALHAAQEIYGWLPREVAAEVAKTLHVPLADVHGVIEFYSLFYNEPVGRKIVRVCADPACALKDADGLLARLRSQHGVEDGQTTPDGTLTIERSPCLGLCEHAPATWTVDGGISTVGDGTAERDRPQSVIYGSLRMLTVNCGNGTTSLAKYGEYAALKKARAMKPEEVVNEIKSSGLVGRGGAGFNTALKWEGAAKADGSPKYVICNADESEPGTFKDRVLLLDDPHRAIEGMCIAAHAVGASKGYVYLRGEYPYILPPLENALNEARAAGYLNEDFDIEIRVGAGAYICGEETALFESIEGKRGFPRVKPPFPTTNGLFDKPTVINNVETLFNVPLIIEKGAAEYRKIGTEKSSGPKLFCLSGDVARPGVYEVPFGITLRELLEMAGGVTGGLQSILFGGAAGAFATSAQLDVKLTFEDLRAAGLPLGSGVVMVFNETRDMRDVLKRLGRFFAHESCGKCYPCQMGTQRQMEILERVASKRMLPGDSLRLQDVGWTMTDASLCGLGQTAASAVLSAMKLWPEIFKDEDGNAYKVTL
- a CDS encoding SOS response associated peptidase (SRAP), with translation MCGRFTLAVDPADLRAAFEGYTFPAQFAPRYNIAPSQPILAIPNDGRNAADFFIWGLIPSWAKDPSLGNRLINARGETLAEKPSFRGPFKYKRCLIPADGFYEWKSQPGTKIKIPHFIFLKSRQPFAFAGLWSEWHSPDGGSIRSVAIVTVEPNELMAAIHNRMPAILSPSAYAQWLDPAPQTPDRLLPLLQPYPAREMDARPVSTLVNSPANDRAELIAPLQSAA
- a CDS encoding NADH dehydrogenase/NADH:ubiquinone oxidoreductase; the encoded protein is MTVTFLMDGKEITAADGQTLLEAARENGVDIPTICWHEATTSNAVCRICVVEVEGMRLLQPACIVKAAERMKVQTRSERVTRARRTVLEMLASTMDLSDAPEVLAMMDEYGADASRFPEARRRESEVKDDNPMYIRDYSKCLLCWRCVQVCAADAQYTFAINFDGRGYDTQIGTFFDRAIPETTCVLCGQCVGVCPTGALKAKREYLLEQGMTSEQISVLNTGRKRRKP